One Gammaproteobacteria bacterium DNA segment encodes these proteins:
- a CDS encoding chemotaxis protein CheW, translating into MSAAESAVHCQLLPLRNEHLLLPSTVIAEVIRFGALEPMEGVPPWLLGRIAWRDRAIAVVSFEVACGEQIPAESRQTKIVVLSAPGDNAQLDFWGVVVQNMPQLLQVSEANLDMVEHETELHPLSYCHVIVNGKTAIIPNLSALEERLLASMPG; encoded by the coding sequence ATGAGCGCTGCCGAATCAGCAGTCCATTGTCAGTTACTGCCGCTCAGGAATGAGCATTTGTTGCTACCCAGCACTGTCATCGCCGAGGTGATACGCTTTGGCGCACTGGAGCCGATGGAGGGGGTGCCACCCTGGCTGCTGGGGCGGATTGCGTGGCGGGATCGTGCCATTGCGGTGGTTTCATTTGAGGTCGCCTGCGGTGAGCAGATCCCTGCGGAAAGCCGGCAGACGAAGATTGTGGTATTGAGTGCCCCGGGTGACAATGCCCAACTGGATTTCTGGGGGGTAGTGGTGCAAAACATGCCGCAATTGCTGCAGGTCAGTGAAGCCAACCTTGACATGGTCGAGCACGAGACCGAGCTGCACCCGCTTAGCTACTGCCACGTGATCGTGAATGGCAAGACCGCCATCATACCCAATCTGAGCGCACTGGAGGAAAGGCTGCTGGCTAGTATGCCCGGTTAG
- the fis gene encoding DNA-binding transcriptional regulator Fis, translating to MSSATHHGKSALPCDNRPNKPLRDCIRTALETYFKDLDGHKSGDLYQMVICEVEQPLLQSVMQHTHGNQSKAAEILGLNRSTLRKKLNLHGLE from the coding sequence ATGAGCAGCGCAACACACCACGGCAAGTCTGCACTACCGTGCGACAACCGCCCCAATAAACCCCTGCGCGACTGTATCCGTACTGCGCTGGAAACCTACTTCAAGGATCTTGACGGCCACAAGTCAGGTGACCTCTACCAGATGGTCATTTGCGAAGTCGAACAGCCCCTGCTGCAAAGCGTGATGCAACATACGCATGGCAACCAGAGCAAGGCCGCCGAGATACTGGGCCTGAACCGCAGCACCCTGCGCAAGAAACTCAACCTGCATGGCCTGGAATAA
- the purD gene encoding phosphoribosylamine--glycine ligase codes for MQVLVIGGGGREHALAWKVAQSPKVRTVFVAPGNAGTAHEPKLENVTIAADDIGALASFAHENAIALAIVGPEVPLALGVVDAFTAAGLRCFGPVRAAAQLESSKTYAKDFLARHHIPTAAYCAFTDIDAACTYVASVGTPIVIKADGLAAGKGVVIAQNEAEATSAIRDMLGGNSLGSAGRRVVIEEFLVGEEVSFIVMADGSHALPLATAQDHKARDNGDRGPNTGGMGAYSPAPVVTPELHARILREVIEPTLRGMASEGNPYTGFLYAGLMIAQDGSPRVLEFNCRLGDPEAQPILMRLRSDLVDLCNAALDQRLHEIHAKWDERAALGVVLAAGGYPGPYRSGDVIHGLDQIPPADSMLFHAGTQLRDHVVTTAGGRVLCACALGDTVGEAQRRAYTLARLIHWNDMYYRTDIGHRAIAREVLG; via the coding sequence ATGCAGGTGCTTGTCATTGGCGGCGGCGGACGCGAACACGCGCTGGCATGGAAAGTTGCACAGTCGCCCAAGGTGCGCACAGTTTTTGTCGCGCCCGGTAACGCCGGTACGGCGCATGAACCCAAGCTGGAAAATGTCACCATCGCGGCCGATGACATCGGCGCCCTGGCCAGCTTTGCGCACGAGAACGCCATAGCCCTCGCCATTGTCGGCCCGGAAGTACCGCTCGCGCTCGGCGTGGTCGATGCCTTTACTGCGGCAGGGCTGCGCTGCTTCGGCCCTGTGCGCGCAGCGGCACAGCTGGAAAGCTCGAAAACCTATGCCAAGGACTTTCTCGCACGCCACCATATCCCCACCGCGGCCTATTGCGCCTTTACTGACATCGATGCCGCCTGTACCTATGTAGCGTCTGTCGGCACGCCCATAGTCATCAAGGCCGATGGCCTGGCCGCTGGCAAGGGAGTGGTGATCGCACAGAACGAGGCCGAAGCCACCAGCGCCATTCGTGACATGCTGGGTGGCAATAGCCTCGGCAGTGCCGGTCGGCGGGTGGTGATTGAGGAATTCCTGGTTGGCGAGGAAGTGAGCTTCATTGTGATGGCGGACGGCAGCCACGCCCTGCCACTGGCGACTGCGCAGGATCACAAGGCGCGCGACAATGGTGATCGCGGCCCCAATACCGGCGGCATGGGGGCATATTCACCCGCGCCGGTAGTGACACCGGAACTGCATGCGCGCATCCTGCGCGAGGTGATCGAGCCCACCCTGCGCGGCATGGCCAGCGAAGGCAACCCTTATACCGGCTTCCTCTATGCCGGGCTAATGATTGCCCAGGACGGCAGCCCGCGCGTACTGGAATTCAATTGCCGGCTCGGCGATCCGGAGGCTCAGCCGATCCTGATGCGCCTGCGCTCCGATCTGGTTGATTTGTGTAACGCGGCGCTCGACCAGCGCCTGCACGAGATCCATGCAAAATGGGACGAGCGCGCGGCACTGGGTGTGGTGCTGGCCGCAGGCGGCTATCCCGGACCGTATCGCAGCGGTGATGTCATCCACGGCCTGGATCAGATACCGCCTGCCGACAGCATGTTGTTTCATGCCGGCACCCAGTTGCGTGACCATGTGGTGACAACGGCGGGTGGACGCGTACTGTGCGCCTGCGCCTTGGGGGATACCGTGGGTGAAGCACAGCGGCGTGCGTACACGCTGGCCCGGCTCATACACTGGAACGACATGTATTACCGTACCGACATCGGCCATCGCGCTATCGCGCGTGAAGTCCTGGGCTAA
- a CDS encoding chemotaxis protein CheB, producing the protein MPGPLPRIAIVSCSEQQRMNLGRILASNDLQVVLNQSPSHELLTLAREHKAEVLLIDLGDDACFDEEVLASLLGQNVLPMLFNDSAATRFSAGMPTGDWGRRLARKLAVIAAETRSQLPVSTLLPRPVATPVSAQSLGSGVLPAAVDVWVLCASIGGPHALKKFLAALAPGLPLAFILAQHIGIKFIALLARQLNQVSDYQVLPVQAGATLCQRQVVLAPVDEEIDFDSAGCIRCTPVAENDVLYRPSIDSVLAKVARRYGKGSGAIIFSGMGNDGAEGVRAIAAQGGEVWAQDYASCLVSSMPDQARLTRVVSFSGTPEILAQRLSQRYATSVAAVAHPLPMQQERTA; encoded by the coding sequence ATGCCAGGCCCGCTGCCACGCATCGCCATCGTCTCCTGCTCGGAGCAGCAGCGCATGAATCTGGGGCGAATACTTGCCAGCAATGACTTGCAGGTGGTGCTCAACCAGTCGCCCAGCCACGAACTGTTGACGCTGGCGCGAGAACACAAGGCCGAGGTGCTGCTCATTGACCTGGGCGATGACGCCTGCTTCGATGAAGAAGTGCTTGCGTCTTTACTGGGGCAGAATGTATTACCTATGCTGTTCAACGACAGTGCTGCGACGCGGTTCAGTGCCGGAATGCCGACAGGGGACTGGGGGCGACGCCTGGCGCGCAAGCTGGCAGTGATCGCGGCTGAAACCCGTAGCCAGTTACCGGTATCCACGCTGTTGCCGCGGCCTGTGGCCACGCCCGTCAGTGCGCAGAGCCTTGGCAGTGGAGTGCTGCCGGCAGCCGTTGATGTCTGGGTGCTATGCGCTTCAATCGGCGGCCCGCATGCATTAAAGAAGTTTCTGGCAGCACTGGCGCCTGGCTTGCCGCTGGCCTTCATACTGGCGCAACATATCGGCATCAAGTTCATTGCCTTGCTGGCTCGGCAACTGAATCAGGTTTCAGACTACCAAGTACTGCCGGTGCAGGCGGGGGCAACGCTATGTCAGCGGCAGGTAGTGCTCGCGCCCGTGGACGAGGAGATTGATTTTGACTCTGCAGGGTGCATCCGGTGCACGCCGGTTGCCGAAAATGATGTATTGTACCGTCCGTCCATAGATTCGGTGCTGGCGAAAGTTGCCCGGCGTTATGGCAAGGGCAGTGGTGCAATAATCTTCAGCGGTATGGGCAATGATGGTGCCGAGGGTGTGCGTGCCATTGCTGCGCAGGGTGGTGAGGTGTGGGCGCAGGATTACGCCAGTTGCCTTGTGAGCAGTATGCCGGATCAGGCGCGATTGACCCGCGTTGTGAGCTTCAGTGGTACGCCGGAAATTCTTGCGCAACGGCTGTCGCAGCGTTACGCAACTTCGGTTGCTGCAGTCGCACATCCGTTGCCAATGCAGCAGGAGCGCACTGCATGA
- the purH gene encoding bifunctional phosphoribosylaminoimidazolecarboxamide formyltransferase/IMP cyclohydrolase, whose translation MPLIKRALISVSDKTGIIECAQRLQQLGVEILSTGGTAKLLAANGVQVVEVSDHTGFPEMMDGRLKTLHPKIHGGLLGRRGMDETVMAQNDIAPIDLLIVNLYPFEAAIARPGCSFVEAIENIDIGGPAMLRAAAKNFAAVTVLVDAADYGPLLDEIAAHGGISDQQRFLLAVKAFEHTACYDAAIANYLGTLDSTGQRVTVFPRTYTAQFRKTQVLRYGENPHQRAAFYTEHQPPAACVSNASQIQGKELSFNNIADADTALECVKSFTEAPACVIVKHANPCGVALGKTPREAYQRAYSADPTSAFGGIIAFNEPLDAATAQTILERQFVEVIIAPAYSDEARVLLAAKPNLRVLACDPWSAARIASFDYKRINGGLLVQDQDLGIINPQDFKIVTQCAPTPTQMQDLLFAWKVARFVKSNAIVYCKDAMTTGIGAGQMSRVYSARIAAIKAADAGLTINDSVLASDAFFPFRDGLDAAAAAGVSAVIQPGGSMRDPEVIAAANEHGIAMVFTGMRHFRH comes from the coding sequence ATGCCCCTGATTAAACGCGCCCTTATCAGCGTCTCCGACAAGACCGGCATCATCGAATGTGCACAGCGCTTGCAGCAACTCGGCGTTGAAATTCTCTCCACCGGTGGCACCGCCAAACTGCTGGCCGCGAATGGTGTCCAAGTCGTTGAGGTCTCCGACCACACCGGCTTTCCCGAAATGATGGACGGCCGCCTCAAGACCCTGCATCCCAAAATCCATGGCGGCCTGCTGGGTCGACGCGGCATGGATGAGACAGTGATGGCGCAGAACGACATTGCTCCTATCGATCTGCTGATCGTCAACCTCTACCCCTTCGAGGCCGCCATTGCCCGGCCCGGCTGCAGCTTTGTCGAGGCGATTGAAAATATCGACATCGGCGGTCCAGCCATGTTGCGCGCGGCGGCCAAGAATTTTGCCGCCGTCACGGTGCTGGTCGATGCAGCGGACTATGGCCCGCTGCTGGACGAGATTGCAGCCCACGGTGGCATCAGCGACCAGCAGCGTTTTTTGCTGGCGGTGAAGGCGTTTGAACACACCGCGTGTTACGACGCCGCCATCGCCAACTATCTCGGCACACTCGACAGCACCGGTCAGCGCGTTACCGTCTTCCCGCGCACCTATACCGCCCAGTTTCGCAAGACCCAGGTGCTGCGTTACGGCGAAAATCCGCATCAGCGGGCCGCGTTCTACACCGAGCATCAACCACCGGCGGCCTGCGTCAGCAACGCGAGTCAAATCCAGGGCAAAGAGCTTTCATTCAATAATATCGCCGACGCCGACACCGCGCTGGAATGCGTAAAATCATTCACCGAGGCGCCGGCCTGCGTGATCGTGAAGCATGCCAACCCCTGCGGCGTGGCACTCGGCAAGACGCCGCGCGAGGCCTATCAGCGCGCCTACAGCGCCGACCCCACCTCGGCCTTCGGCGGCATCATTGCCTTCAACGAGCCGCTGGATGCCGCCACGGCGCAGACCATCCTCGAACGGCAGTTTGTCGAGGTCATTATCGCGCCCGCCTACAGCGACGAGGCGCGGGTACTGCTTGCCGCCAAACCCAACCTGCGCGTACTCGCCTGCGACCCCTGGTCTGCGGCGCGCATCGCCAGCTTCGACTATAAGCGCATCAACGGTGGGCTGCTGGTACAGGATCAGGATCTCGGCATTATTAATCCCCAGGACTTCAAAATTGTTACCCAGTGCGCGCCGACGCCAACACAGATGCAAGACCTGCTGTTTGCCTGGAAGGTGGCGCGCTTCGTCAAGTCCAACGCCATCGTCTACTGCAAGGACGCCATGACTACCGGCATTGGCGCCGGCCAGATGAGTCGCGTCTACAGCGCGCGCATCGCCGCCATCAAGGCCGCCGACGCCGGTCTCACTATCAATGATTCCGTACTGGCCAGTGATGCCTTCTTCCCCTTCCGCGACGGCCTGGATGCCGCAGCGGCAGCCGGCGTCAGCGCCGTGATCCAGCCGGGTGGTTCGATGCGCGACCCGGAGGTCATCGCTGCCGCCAACGAGCATGGCATTGCCATGGTCTTTACCGGCATGCGCCACTTCCGGCATTAA